DNA sequence from the Butyricimonas faecalis genome:
ATTTTAAAAACATCGTGTATGGGAGAGCAGAAACAAGATGAGGCAACTTTGAAATCAAAGGCTGTCTTGGAAAATATCGCCGAGCGGAAAAGTGTTCGGAAGTATTTGAACAGGAGTGTAGAGGAAGACAAGATCGATGCCATGGTGAAGGCCGGAATGGCAGCTCCTTCCGGGATGGACAGACGTCCGTGGGAGTTTGTTGTCGTGACGGATCGGGTGGTGCTTGATTCGATGGCTGCAAAATTACCTTACGCTAAAATGTTGACAGGGGCTCCGTTGGCTATTGTTGTTTGTGGTGATACGACACGTTCTTCTTACTGGTATTTGGATTGCTCTGCGGCAACACAGAATGTATTATTAGCGGCAGAGGCTCTAGGACTTGGAGCCGTGTGGACGGCGGCTTATCCTTATGAAGACCGGATTGATGTTGTACGTCAGAACACGGGCTTGCCTGAGCATATCGTACCTCTTTGTGTGATTCCAATCGGTTACCCGGATGGTCCGCAGAAAGTAAAAGATAAGTTTGACCCGCAACGGGTGCATCGGAATAAGTACTAATTCTCGGCGGAATTTTATACGCTTGTCCATAGCTTAGGGATAGCGAATGTATTAGAAAAAAAGCAACGTCAGAAAGATTCACGGACCTTTCTGACGTTGTTATGTGTATTGTCTTCAGAGTTATTTCAGTGTTGATATAATACGATGAAGACGTGTTAAAGTTTCTTCTTTTCCTAGGATTTCGATAATATCAAACATGTGCGGGCCATCAGCAGAGCCGATAATAGCCAAGCGGAAAGGGTTCATGATCTTGCCGAATCCGACTTCTTTGCTTGCAACCCATTCTTTCACGGCTTCCTCCGTGTTGGGAGAGGTGAATTCGGATACTTTTTCCAGTACGTCGATGAGTTCTTCCATGAGGGCCGGAGTTTCCTCTTTCCAGCTTTTCTTCACCCCTTTTTCGTCATAAGTTTGAGGGGCATGGTAGAAATACTGGGATGAATTGTAGATATCTGCAACGAAGTTGGCTCTTTCTTTCAAAAGACGACAAATCTTTTCCAGTTTTGCCATGTCGTAAGAAATCCCGTCTTTTACTAGGAATTCGTTTAACTGAATGGCTAGTTCCGCATCGCTTTTTTGTACCAGGTATTTGTGATTGAACCATTTGGCCTTATCGGGGTTGAAACGAGCACCCGATTTGTTCACGCGTTCCAGCGAGAATTGGTCACACAATTCCTGTAACGTGAAGATTTCTTGTTCCGTTCCGGGATTCCACCCCAGCAATGCCAGCATATTGATGAAAGCTTCCGGCAGGTAGCCGTCTTCTTTGTACCCGTGCCATTTTTCTCCGGTTTCGGGATCGGTGAATTCCATTGGGAATACCGGGAATCCCATTTTATTTCCATCGCGCTTGCTTAACTTTCCGTTGCCCACGGGTTTCAGTATTAAGGGCAAGTGAGCGAATTCAGGCATGGTATCCTCCCAGCCGAAAGCACGGTATAGTAGCACGTGTAGCGGAAGTGAAGGTAACCATTCTTCCCCGCGGATCACGTGGGATATTTTCATCAAGTGGTCGTCAACGATGTTTGCCAGATGATAAGTAGGCATTCCGTCTGCTTTGAACAAAACTTTATCGTCAAGTAGAGAGGTGTTAAAATGTACCTCACCCCGGATAATATCGTGTAGATAAAGATCTTCGTTTTCCGGCATTTTGAAACGGATCACGTAGTTTGCCCCGCTATCCAATAGTGTCTTAACTTCTTCGGCACTCATGGTTAGCGAGTTTTTCATGTTCTTCCGGCTGATGGCGTTGTACATGAATGTTTCGCCTTTTGCCTCGCAGGCAGCCCGTTGCGCACTAAGTTCTTCCGCGGAATCAAAAGAATAGTAGGCATTTCCCGATTCCACGAGCTGAAGGGCGTATTGTTTGTAAAGCGGTTTGCGTTCACTTTGGCGATAGGGGCCGTATTCCCCTCCCACGCCCACACCTTCATCGACGGTAAGGCCGCACCATTTTAATGATTCGATAATATATTCTTCGGCGCCCGGCACGTAGCGGGTTTGATCCGTATCTTCAATTCGTAATAAAAAATCACCCCCGTGATGACGGGCAAATAAATAATTGAAAAGGGCTGTTCTCACACCTCCTAAATGAAGGGCTCCTGTTGGACTGGGAGCAAATCTTACTCGTACTTTTCTATCCATTGTTTCTTGATTTTGAATATTATGCCTGTTCGTTTGTTTCCTGGTTGTTGTCGAAATCGAAATCCTCGTCTGAAAATGGTTCCGTGTCTTTCGGTGCTTTTTCCTGTTCTAGTAATTGATGTAACAGGTCTTTGGCATATTTAATGGCATAACGTTCCGCTTCACTTTTGGAGTTTATGCCACTCTTTATTTGTTCCGCGTAACTGAACGGGCTATCCGGCCCTTCGGTAAGAAGATAGAGGGTAAAATTACTATGTCGATCCCGACTTTTACTGGTCAGTCCAAACCACATTTCGATCGTGCGATCTTCCAAATATATATTGCGCTTGAACTTGTACATTACCTTCTGGTTTTAGGCGGATTTTTGAAATTCAGAATACCTACGGCTACAGCTAGAGAAGCCATGGCACCCACGTTGACATATACCGCCGTGCGATCTCCACCATGATACATGCTGAGTACGCTGGAAATCATGATCAAGAAAGCGGCTAAGATTAATAAGTATTTGGCTATTCGCATAGGGGTGATGAATAATTGTGTTCAATGGAATTTTTAACGGGGTTGGCATAAATTTCAAGGAAGATGTTGTTCAGAATAGAACGGTTCCCTTCTAATTTATCCAGTTTTTCAGCCATCACGCGGATAAAGTTTTCTTTTTCCTCGTCATTGTATTTGGATGCGAATTTGTTCGTGCTATGAAGTAGATCATAGGCAATATAATTATTCGGCCACAATTTGAAGTTCCCTTGAATGCGGGCATCCATGAACGCAGCAAGTTCCGCGATCCGGTCACTATTGTTGGCTTGTTCGTCGATCTCGATTAGTTCATGGTCGATGGGAGGGGTGATCGCGAAATGAACCCGTCCCTTGAAGCCCGATAAGCCTTGTTGCATGCTTCGCATATCGGCAGCCGGGGTTTTCACGTATTCTCCCACGGTTTTCTGGTATAATTCGTCTGTTTTCAGATCGTCACAAGGTTCCCATTCGTAGGAAATAGATACCGGAACAACCCGGAGTTCTTTAAAGTTTTCCACGAAATCTTTGGGACCACTCATGCGGAACATTTTCAACAGGCTATGCTGCGTGCGGTCGTCACCGTTCTTTGTACGTCCTTCTTTCTGGGCAATCCAGACGGAATCTTTATTTTCATAAATGACATCCCGCAAGTAGTGGGAACGTAGGTTGGCACTGGTAATCATATCTCTTACCGGAAGGCCGCGTTCAATGATGAAACAGGCATCCAGTTTGACCAAGTCGGTAACCCATTTATTGATCAATAGATTACTCCCGATGGCAGCCTCGCAGTAATGGCAGCCTCGCTCGCACAATAGTACGTTGAGGATGGCAGAATCCAGGATGATATCCCGGTGGTTGGACACAAAAAGATAACTTTTATCTTTTTCGATGTATTCCAAGCCAGTGACAGTAACTCCTTTGGTCGTTCCGGCAATTAACCGTTGAATGGTCGGACCAAAAAATTGAGCTTGAAATTGCTCTCTGCTCGTGATGCCTTTTAGTTGTTCTTGAATTTTGCTCTTATCAACTCTTGTCATTTGGGAGAAAAGAGACAGAAATTCTTCTGCTTGACTCAAGCGCTCTACGGCTGCTGGAATTTCTTCTCCGATATAGGGTCTGATCGCGTTAAATTGGGAATCCGAAGTCATGTTGTAATTTTAGTTATTAGAAATCACGAAACAAAGATAGGCAAGAAAATTGACATTTGAAAATTGACGGTTGAAAATGAGGAGAGGGAGCCCTAGTTTATACGGGTTATCCATTGGGGGATATAAAAACTGTGATTTAGCCATTAAATCTTGGCACCAAGAATGGCTAAATCACAGGATTTTTCAGCTTATCGTGTTATACTCTTCCGGGATATACTTCAAGAGCTTTGGCTAATGTTTCCATGGCTCCTTTCAATTCCTCGATTTTGAGTACGTAAGCGATACGAACTTCATTTTTTCCAAGCCCCGGGGTAGAATAGAAGCCGCTGGCAGGAGCAACCATTACGGTTTGTTTGTTGTACTCAAACTCTTCCAGCAACCATTTTGCAAATGTATCAGCATCATCCACGGGAAGTTTTACCACGGCGTAGAAAGCTCCTTTGGGTTTCGGACAAACAACTCCCGGCATTTTGTTCAGGGCTTCCACCATGAAATCACGTCTTTCGATATACTCGTTGTATACGCTTTCGAAATATTCGGTCGGGGTATCCAACGATGCTTCGGCAATGATTTGTCCGATAGCCGGGGCACACAAACGAGCCATACCAAACTTCAAGGCTGCAACCATTACTTCTTTGTTGCGGGTTACTAAAGCTCCCACGCGCAATCCGCATTCGCTATATCTCTTTGAAACGGAATCCAAGAGGATAACGTTTTGTTCGATACCTGCCAACTGCATGGTGGAGAAATGCTTGTAACCGTCATAACAGAATTCACGATATACCTCGTCTGCATACAAGTACAAATCATGTTTTTTCACGATAACCGCCAGTTGTTCCAATTCTTCTTTAGAATACAGGTAACCTGTCGGGTTATTCGGGTTCACGATCACGATTCCTTTCGTGCGAGGAGTGATTACTTTCTCGATTTCACTGATTGGGGGTAAGGCAAAGTTATTCTCGATGGAAGAAGTAACTGTTTTTACCTTCACGCCGCACATTAAAGCGAAAGCCGTGTAGTTTGCGTAGAATGGTTCGGGGATGATAATCTCGTCACCCGGGTTTAATGTAGACATGAAAGCGATCGTGATGGCTTCGGAGCCTCCGGTCGTGATCATGATGTTGTTTTCATCGATATTGATACCGATGTTTTGGTAATATTTGGCTAATTTCTTCCTGTAGGAAATATTTCCTGCAGAGTGAGTGTATGCAATCACTTTTTCGTTACAGTTTTTTAATGCCTGTAATGCAACATCGGGAGTTGGAATATCCGGTTGTCCGATGTTCAAGTGGTATACTTTGATACCCCTTTCTTTAGCTTTGTCCGCGAACGGAACGAGTTTACGGATGGGCGAAGAAGGCATCGCCATTCCTTTTTCTGAGATCTGTGGCATAAGTTATTTGAGTTTAAATTTATCCTGTACAAATATAGGCATATTGCGTGATTTTAAATCAATATGTTCCTATTTTTTAATGAGAGATAATGCCTAATTGTTTTTTCATTTAAAATAAAGAGACTAAAACATATAGCCAATGTGCTGTGACGCCTGCCACTAGACCACCGACGGTGTGCGACAAGATAGCTTTGGAGGTCAGTTCCCGGTAGCCGAGCGAGTCGAGCATGGCCGTGTGAGTACTAAGATATCCACTCCAACACATTCCAATGGCAGTAAATACGGCAATGGCATTTCCGTCTATCCAGCCTTCTGTCAAGAAATTGGGAACCAATCCGAGGGCTGCTCCTACCGCACCCAAGGCTGTGATGGGGAATGCAATCAAGTGCGGATCTGTGAATCCGAACAGCCAGCGGAAGATAAAATCTACTTTATTGGCCAGCCAAGGAAGAACTTCAACCCCTTGGTAAGCGGCACCCGTGTATCCGTCTGCGCCCGGGCCAAAGGTCAGTATCATAACCAGTGTGGAAATGATCAGCACTCCCGGAATGATGGCGATACCGATGTCAACCCCCGTTCGTCCCCCATCAAGCAGTGAGTTGAGGATTCGTAAAAAGAGCGTCTTTTCTTCTTTGCACTCCACTTCTACGACAATCTCTTCATCGCAGGCATTTTCTTCCGCGTATTGTGGGTGTGATTTCAGAATGGCGCGTTGCATCAGACGGGTGGAGACGATACAGCCTATAAATGCTCCGAATAGTCCGATAAACGGTTCAAGAAAGAAACCTTGTCCTATCATGAAAACAATGACCAACAGACCCATACCGAAGGCGGTTCCAAAGTTGGTCAAGGAGATAAATTGATACTTTTTGAAAAAATTGCTGAAGCGCTTGTCCTGAGACAACGAAATGATGGCCGGGTTGTCTGAAAGGAATGTCATCACGGCTCCCAAAGAAGCCACTCCCGGCAGGTTGAATAACGGGCGCATCAGTGGACGTAGCATTTTTTCAAGCAAGTTGACAACGCCAAATTCGACAAACAATCGTCCGAGAGCACCGGTTATGACGCAGATGCCCATCAAATAGAACACGGTATTTAGTAATAAATCATGGGCCGTTTTCATGATGGTATTCAACATATTCGGCGTCCCCATGACAGAAGCAATATACCCGAACAGGGCAAAGATTACGGCAAGGCAAACGATTCCGCTAGGAATGGCTTGCCAGCACCGGCGAAGAAAATTTGCAGTCATAATTTATAATACGGATTAAAATTTATTTTTTGTTCATGAATGAAAGAAAGTCAACTTTCCATTTTATTCCTATGCTTAGCATGTTTTGTTCGGGAAGGATGGCTCCTTCCGTGTTTCCGTTGTGACCGAAAGCGTAAGAATAGAAAGCGTGTAAGCGTAAATTCCTATTGTTTTTTATCGGGTAAAATTCTACCCCGCCGCCCACGTAAGTAAGTTCCGTGCCGGGGAGTACGCAATAGTCTGCCCCCACCTGAGTCCTGTTCACATCATAGGTCACTTTCCCGAATAAGTTAAAGCTTTCCGATGGACGATAGGAGAGTTCTCCCATTACGGAACAATTCTTAAAAAAGTATGTCTGATGATCGGCAGCCCGGTTCATAAAATCAAGTTCCAAGGCGGTTTTCCCGAACTCTAAACGATGTCCCAACGCGATGTAGTTGATAAATTTGTCGGGTTGATACTCGATCATGTTCACGGAATAGATGGTGTTGAACCAACCGTGTGCACCGATCCACATAAGATTGTAAGCGTACATATCGTCCGCGTAAGCACGGAAAGGACTTTGGCAGAGTTGAAACATTACTTTGTCCTTCCCGCGGTTAAAACTGTAGTCTGCACTAATTCCCATTTGATAACAAGGAATGTTGTTCCAATATTCCGAACAGAAATAGAGGTCTATAGGAGCGCGGTCGTACTCGTAGCCCCCGATGCCTACAACTTGCTTACCCACCGATAGACTCCACTGTTCATCGGGGCGATAGGTTAAATACAGCCAATCTGTGGCATCAAAAAAACTTTGGTCCGAGTGGGCTTTGTTAAGACGTTGCCTGTAGGAATAGGAAAACTGCTTTGCGATCGTTCCGCTGATAATAACGTTTAAATATTTTCCTTTAAATCCGGAATTGGAATGGATAGATGTTCCGTCTACATACTCGCGTTGATAGTCTATACGCGTTTCTGCTTGTAACTTTAGTAACTCTTCTTGAGCTTGTGCAACAAAAAAACAAGTACCCCAAAGTAAAGTGAGGAGTATTTTCTTCATATCTTTAAATAGTGATTTAATTTTGCGGCCAAATAACAAAAAAAGAGTAAATTAACCAAAGAAAAAGAGAGAAAAAACAATTTTTGTAAATATTGCAATCTTCAACCGTTTGTGATTTGTTGTAATTTATCTTGCTGTAATAATTTTATTTTTCTCCCCTTTATTTCGACAATTCCTTCGTTTTTCAAGTCGGAAAGTAACCGGATAAGTGTTTCCGTGGCGGTTCCCACGAAATTGCTCAAGTCTTCCCGCGAAACGTTAAGTTTTAACGTGCCATCTTCTTCCTGTCCGAAATCCGAGGCTATCAATAGCAAGATTTCTGCCAACCGGGCTTTCACGGATTTTTGGGCGATATCCCGGATGTAATGATTAGCCACTCCTAGTTCCTCGCAGGCAATTTGCATCATTTCATAAGCGAAATTGGGACTATGGGTGATTATGTGCATCAAAGAAGTATTGGGAATATAACACAAGGTACAGTCAGAAATGGTTTCCACTGAAGTACAGGCAGCTTCATTGCGGATGACAGAACGGAACCCGAAAATATCTCCTTCTTTCCCGAAACGGATGATTTGATCTTTTCCGGCCACTCCGGTTTGAAAGATTTTCACGATACCCGAAAAAAGGAAATAGCAACCCTTGATGCGGGCTCCCTCGTTATAGATATACTCTCCTTTTTTGTGGAATTTAATGGTGGTGTCAGCGAACAAGGCCTCGATTTCCGAGTCGCTTACGTTTTTAAATGTCAGCTTGAATTTGCCGATACATTCGCTTACGTCTGGTAATAAAGCCTCTTCTTTCATAATTAATCTATTGTTGTTTATATCGAACAGATTGTCTGATAGATGGATTCGCAATCATACCCGCATTCGTGGTAAAGTTGTTGCTGGCTTCCATGTTCCACGAAGTGATCCGGGATACCGAGCCGCACTATTTTAGCCGAATAGCCGTGGTCCACCATAAATTCGATTACTGCACTACCTAATCCTCCGACAATTGTTCCGTCCTCTAAGGTAATGATTTTTTTGAACTTGCGAAAGATACTGTGAAGTAATTCTTCATCTATCGGTTTAAGAAACCGCATATCGTAAAAAGCGACGGATCGGTCGGTCGTCTTTTGTATCGCTTTTAGGGCTTCATTACCGATAGCTCCAATAGAAATAATGGCAATGTCGTCACCTTCGATTAGGCAACGGCCTTTGCCGATGGTTAATTCTTTAAAAGGAGTACGCCATTCTATCATGCTTCCACAGCCTCGCGGGTAACGGATGGAAAAAGGTCCCTGATCTGGTAGTTGAGCCGTGTACATCATATTTCGTAATTCTTCCTCGTTCAACGGGGAGGCAATCGTCATGTTGGGGATACACCGGAAGCTCGCCAGGTCAAATGCCCCGTGGTGCGTGGCCCCGTCGGCTCCGACCAAACCTCCTCGATCAAGACAGAATACAACGTTAAGCTTTTGAAGAGCCACGTCATGAATGACTTGATCGTATGCGCGTTGCATGAAAGAGGAATATATGTTACAGAACGGGACGTAGCCTTGTGCTGCTAACCCGGCTGAAAAAGTAACGGCGTGTTGTTCGGCAATCCCCACGTCAAAACACCGATCCGGCATTTCTTTCATCATGATGTTCAAGGAACATCCGCTAGGCATGGCTGGTGTTATCCCCACGATCTTGGGGTTCGTGTGTGCCAGTTCCAGTATGGTGTGTCCGAACACGTCTTGAAATTTAGGCGGGGTGTTAGGTTTACTCTCTTTAATGATTTCCCCGGTTTCTTTATTGAATTTCCCCGGTGCATGCCATGTCGTTTGGTCAATCTCTGCTTGTTTGAAGCCTTTCCCCTTCACCGTGATACAGTGCAAAAGTTTGGGACCTTTTATATCCTTCAGATCCCGCAGTACTTTGATGAGGTGATTCACGTCGTGCCCGTCCACGGGGCCGAAGTATCGGAAACCAAGGGCCTCGAACAAGTTACTTTGACGTAACATGAGTGATTTGATACTATTATCTATTTTCTGGATAAAGTTTCGGGCACCCGGACTGATTTTGTTGATCCGTCCGAGGATATGCCAGATGTCATCCTTGAGCTTGTTGTAAGTCTTTGAGGTCGTGATGTCCAGTAAATACTCGTTTATCCCGCCCACGTTGGGATCGATGGCCATGTTGTTATCATTTAGAATGACTAACAAGTTGGCGTTGTTTATGCCGGCATTATTCAAACCTTCGAAAGCCAATCCTCCGGTCATGGCACCGTCGCCGATGATGGCAACCGACTGGCGGTCTTCCTCACCGTTCATCTTGGCCGCGACAGCCATGCCTAAAGCGGCAGAGATAGATGTCGAGGAGTGTCCCGTTCCGAAAGCGTCGTATTTACTTTCACTTCTTTTCGGAAAACCGCTAAGGCCTTTGTATTGCCGGTTGGTAGAGAAATTGTCCCTCCTGCCGGTCAAAATCTTATGAGGATAAGCCTGATGGCCGACATCCCATATGATGTTATCGTAAGGGGCATCAAACACGTAATGTAATGCTACCGTCAGTTCAACAACTCCCAGCCCGGCACCGAAATGCCCTGGGTGTTCCGAACACTCGTCAATGATTTTCTCCCGTAACTCCTTGCACAATTGAATCAGGTCATCTTCCGGCACCTTTTTCAAATCATCGGGAGAATTTATAGTATTTAGTATATTTCTTTTTTCTTCACTCATGATTAATTATTGAAAACAACAGGGGAACTTTTCTTTTCATTCCCCATTTTCAATTAGTACACGATGGTTCCGATATTTTCTCCCAGAATGACCTTTTTCAAGTTTCCCGGCTGATCCATGTTGAACACGATAATTGGTAAATGATTCTCTTTACATAGCGTTGTTGCCGTCAAATCCATGACTTTAAGTCCCCGGTTGTATATTTCATCATACGTGATCTTGTCGAATTTCGTCGCCGTAGAGTCCTTTTCTGGGTCAGCCGTGTAAATTCCGTCCACGCGGGTTCCTTTAAACATGGCGTCTGCCTCGATTTCGATGGCTCTTAAGCTACTGGCCGTGTCGGTCGTGAAGTAAGGATTTCCCGTACCCCCGCTGATGATTGTCACGTGTCCGGATTTCAAATATTCCATGGCTTTGGCTTTCGAGTAGAATTCCCCGATAGGCTCCATGCGTATGGCCGTTAGCACCTTGTTTTTACAACCTTCATTATCCAAGGCGGAACTTAAAGCCAAACTGTTAATTACGGTGGCCAACATTCCCATATTGTCCCCTTTTACCCGGTCAAAACCTTTATTTGTTCCACTCAGCCCTCTAAAAATGTTTCCTCCTCCGATGACAATTCCGATCTGGATTCCCATTTCCGCGATTTCATGAATTTGGCGGGCATAGCTTTCCAAACACCGGGTGTCAATACCATATTTTTGCTCGCCCATTAAAGATTCTCCACTGAGTTTTAACAAAATTCGGTTATATTGCATATCTTTGTTCGTTTTAAATTTTATAACAAAAACCAGAAAAAAACGTTGTTTCTGCACGCAAAAACATAACAACAAAGCTAATGATTTTTGTTATAACTATAATTTAAATTCATAATATAAATTTTTCGGCAGATGAATAAGACCGCGAACTATCAGTTAACTATCATTGTTCCAGTGTATAACGAAGAAGGGAATATCTTAAGGTTAGAAAAAGAATTGGGAGAGTTTTTAAAGAATGCGAAGGTGACTTCTTGCGTGTTATTCGTGAACGACGGTTCGAAAGATGATAGCGAACGTTTGATTCGGGACGTTTGTGGGCGTAACGAAGCATTTTTCTTTTTAAACCTGGCTCGAAACGGGGGATTAAGTGCCGCCATGAAAGCCGGTATCGACAATAGTTTCTCAAGATGGGTCGGCTACATCGATGCTGATCTCCAAACAACGCCACAAGATTTTAATAAATTGTTGGAGTTCGTGGATCAATATGAGATGGTCATGGGAATCCGTACCGGACGGAAGGATAGTTTCGTCAAGAATATGTCTTCTCGTATCGCGAATGGCTTTCGCCGAATGATGACGCACGACGGTGTCGAAGATACAGGTTGTCCGTTAAAGGTTTTGAGAACGGATTATGCCAAAAGGATTCCCTTCTTCACGGGAATGCATCGTTTCCTGCCAGCCTTGATCCAATTGCAGGAAGGACAAGTGAAACAGGTCCCGGTACGCCACTTCCCGCGTATTGCCGGAAAGTCAAAGTACAACCTGGCCAATCGTTTGGTGGGACCGTTTAAGGATTGTTTTGCTTACCGCTGGATGAGAAAAAGATATATCAACTATCAGGTAGCCGAGAATAATTTGAATTCTTGAGATATACTTCCTGGTTTTTAGTTTTATCTTTAAACTTTTTAGTTTGTAAAATGATATACGTTATAGGATTTCTTGCTCAGGTGTTTTTCTCCGCCCGGATTCTTTTACAATGGTTCTTGTCTGAACGGGCTAAAAAAGTAATCTCTCCGGCTATTTTCTGGCAGTTGAGTATCGTGGGGGCTTACCTGTTATTTGTATATGGATGGTTGAGGGATGACTTTGCCATTATTCTGGGGCAAATCATATCTTATTATATTTATATTTGGAATTTGGACAAAAAGCACCAATGGAAAAAATTGCCGGTTATCATCCGGACGCTATTGCTTTTGACCCCGGTGGTGGCAATTCTATACATGCTTAAAGATGCGGGTATCTTTGTTGATCAGTTCTTTCGGAACGAAAAAATCCCATTGTGGCTCTTGGTTTATGGGTCTATGGGGCAGATTATTTTTACCCTGCGTTTTGTTTACCAGTGGATTTATTCCAAGCGAAAAGACGAATCACTTCTGCCGATTGGCTTTTGGGTGATCAGTCTTTTCGGTTCTTTAATCATCGTTTCTTACGCTATTTATCGGAGTGACCCCGTGTTAATTCTAGGGCAGTCAACCGGATTAATTGCTTACAGTCGAAATATTTACCTGTCCAAAAGAGCCGGGGACTAATGAGTCGTCCGGGTGGATAAGGTAAAAGTTGCCGACCTTCTCGTGATGGACTTGTTGAATCCAATTGGAGAGCACCGGGGAACGTGTAACATTCTTTTCTTTGACAAAAATCATGCAGTTGCCTTTCCGGTAAATATTAAACAATGAATCCTCGCTCGTGATCTTCATGGCCTCTTCGTGCAAATAGACATCCATGTTCTCCCCGCCGCGAAACTTGTAATAATAATAGTGGTCAATATGCTCTTCCTCGCATATGTGATGCGCTTCGGTAGCCATCGTTGTAAGACCGATGTATGGATTAATTCGGGGTAAGGCGAAGGCTCCCGTGAACAACGTGGACAGAATACCCAGTGCGACACAATTAATAGCCTGGAATACCCGCTTGCGATATAGCATGTAGCAGGCTGTCAAACTGAAGATGAACAAGGTTATGATGGCCACGTAAATAAATGGTGAGTCGGGAACATTGAACTTGTCGCGGATAAAGAATGTCGCGATGGGAGCGATGGTAAGCACTGCCACCGGAATATACACGGAAAATGCAACCCATTTCTCCTTGATCTTGGGGAGTAACAAGATTGTCAGATACGTGAAGAACGGGAACAGGGGCAACATGTAGATATCCAGTTTCCCGCTGAACAGGGAGAGAATCACGAAAGTGGAGACAATTGCCGTAAGAAAAAGTTTTTCTTTATCTGTCGTGAGTACTCTCTTTTTTATC
Encoded proteins:
- a CDS encoding nitroreductase family protein produces the protein MRKFNTFYLLLAVVLVIVILKTSCMGEQKQDEATLKSKAVLENIAERKSVRKYLNRSVEEDKIDAMVKAGMAAPSGMDRRPWEFVVVTDRVVLDSMAAKLPYAKMLTGAPLAIVVCGDTTRSSYWYLDCSAATQNVLLAAEALGLGAVWTAAYPYEDRIDVVRQNTGLPEHIVPLCVIPIGYPDGPQKVKDKFDPQRVHRNKY
- the gltX gene encoding glutamate--tRNA ligase, producing MDRKVRVRFAPSPTGALHLGGVRTALFNYLFARHHGGDFLLRIEDTDQTRYVPGAEEYIIESLKWCGLTVDEGVGVGGEYGPYRQSERKPLYKQYALQLVESGNAYYSFDSAEELSAQRAACEAKGETFMYNAISRKNMKNSLTMSAEEVKTLLDSGANYVIRFKMPENEDLYLHDIIRGEVHFNTSLLDDKVLFKADGMPTYHLANIVDDHLMKISHVIRGEEWLPSLPLHVLLYRAFGWEDTMPEFAHLPLILKPVGNGKLSKRDGNKMGFPVFPMEFTDPETGEKWHGYKEDGYLPEAFINMLALLGWNPGTEQEIFTLQELCDQFSLERVNKSGARFNPDKAKWFNHKYLVQKSDAELAIQLNEFLVKDGISYDMAKLEKICRLLKERANFVADIYNSSQYFYHAPQTYDEKGVKKSWKEETPALMEELIDVLEKVSEFTSPNTEEAVKEWVASKEVGFGKIMNPFRLAIIGSADGPHMFDIIEILGKEETLTRLHRIISTLK
- a CDS encoding 1-acyl-sn-glycerol-3-phosphate acyltransferase — encoded protein: MTSDSQFNAIRPYIGEEIPAAVERLSQAEEFLSLFSQMTRVDKSKIQEQLKGITSREQFQAQFFGPTIQRLIAGTTKGVTVTGLEYIEKDKSYLFVSNHRDIILDSAILNVLLCERGCHYCEAAIGSNLLINKWVTDLVKLDACFIIERGLPVRDMITSANLRSHYLRDVIYENKDSVWIAQKEGRTKNGDDRTQHSLLKMFRMSGPKDFVENFKELRVVPVSISYEWEPCDDLKTDELYQKTVGEYVKTPAADMRSMQQGLSGFKGRVHFAITPPIDHELIEIDEQANNSDRIAELAAFMDARIQGNFKLWPNNYIAYDLLHSTNKFASKYNDEEKENFIRVMAEKLDKLEGNRSILNNIFLEIYANPVKNSIEHNYSSPLCE
- a CDS encoding pyridoxal phosphate-dependent aminotransferase; the protein is MPQISEKGMAMPSSPIRKLVPFADKAKERGIKVYHLNIGQPDIPTPDVALQALKNCNEKVIAYTHSAGNISYRKKLAKYYQNIGINIDENNIMITTGGSEAITIAFMSTLNPGDEIIIPEPFYANYTAFALMCGVKVKTVTSSIENNFALPPISEIEKVITPRTKGIVIVNPNNPTGYLYSKEELEQLAVIVKKHDLYLYADEVYREFCYDGYKHFSTMQLAGIEQNVILLDSVSKRYSECGLRVGALVTRNKEVMVAALKFGMARLCAPAIGQIIAEASLDTPTEYFESVYNEYIERRDFMVEALNKMPGVVCPKPKGAFYAVVKLPVDDADTFAKWLLEEFEYNKQTVMVAPASGFYSTPGLGKNEVRIAYVLKIEELKGAMETLAKALEVYPGRV
- a CDS encoding nucleoside recognition domain-containing protein, which encodes MTANFLRRCWQAIPSGIVCLAVIFALFGYIASVMGTPNMLNTIMKTAHDLLLNTVFYLMGICVITGALGRLFVEFGVVNLLEKMLRPLMRPLFNLPGVASLGAVMTFLSDNPAIISLSQDKRFSNFFKKYQFISLTNFGTAFGMGLLVIVFMIGQGFFLEPFIGLFGAFIGCIVSTRLMQRAILKSHPQYAEENACDEEIVVEVECKEEKTLFLRILNSLLDGGRTGVDIGIAIIPGVLIISTLVMILTFGPGADGYTGAAYQGVEVLPWLANKVDFIFRWLFGFTDPHLIAFPITALGAVGAALGLVPNFLTEGWIDGNAIAVFTAIGMCWSGYLSTHTAMLDSLGYRELTSKAILSHTVGGLVAGVTAHWLYVLVSLF
- a CDS encoding porin, with amino-acid sequence MKKILLTLLWGTCFFVAQAQEELLKLQAETRIDYQREYVDGTSIHSNSGFKGKYLNVIISGTIAKQFSYSYRQRLNKAHSDQSFFDATDWLYLTYRPDEQWSLSVGKQVVGIGGYEYDRAPIDLYFCSEYWNNIPCYQMGISADYSFNRGKDKVMFQLCQSPFRAYADDMYAYNLMWIGAHGWFNTIYSVNMIEYQPDKFINYIALGHRLEFGKTALELDFMNRAADHQTYFFKNCSVMGELSYRPSESFNLFGKVTYDVNRTQVGADYCVLPGTELTYVGGGVEFYPIKNNRNLRLHAFYSYAFGHNGNTEGAILPEQNMLSIGIKWKVDFLSFMNKK
- a CDS encoding Crp/Fnr family transcriptional regulator; this encodes MKEEALLPDVSECIGKFKLTFKNVSDSEIEALFADTTIKFHKKGEYIYNEGARIKGCYFLFSGIVKIFQTGVAGKDQIIRFGKEGDIFGFRSVIRNEAACTSVETISDCTLCYIPNTSLMHIITHSPNFAYEMMQIACEELGVANHYIRDIAQKSVKARLAEILLLIASDFGQEEDGTLKLNVSREDLSNFVGTATETLIRLLSDLKNEGIVEIKGRKIKLLQQDKLQQITNG